A section of the Lynx canadensis isolate LIC74 chromosome A1, mLynCan4.pri.v2, whole genome shotgun sequence genome encodes:
- the LRRC14B gene encoding leucine-rich repeat-containing protein 14B has translation MRSLRFISAEALVSHPQVAKQSLDGVAHNLYPLLFKASYLLEQAEVIRTLLERWPLEEFWLSALLGPRSEPPEDLRDRACRACLEACVQGLADHVLRAGGPRRLRVADLTGIRDVQVQQCPCGRALGRWGRTELLARTCCRLQAEPLVARRPIQVLADLFVTEGNFKVVVQALGPSGPAPLRVHCLSFRADSLGPSQLLHVLRLAGPGELRRLEVVHNVRLHAGHVQQLLAQVGFPQLASLTLPAKAFDAPPTSTPTPDGEDPLLTSIAWELSQMTQLTELSVAFSTLTGKIRKLLGPLRTPLRVLDLANCSLNHADMAFLADCAHSTCLEVLDLSGHSLLGLFPSTFFRLLGRAAQTLRILTLEECSIEDSHVSMLILALSPCHELCELRFLGNPLSARALRRLFTALCELPKLRCVEFPVPKDCYPEGTAYPQDELAMSKFDQQKYNVIAEDLRAVLLRAGRGDIQVCTPLFGSFDPDIQETSNELGAFLLQAFKTALENFSRALEQM, from the exons ATGAGGTCGCTGCGCTTCATTTCTGCTGAGGCCCTGGTGTCTCACCCCCAGGTGGCCAAGCAGAGCCTGGATGGTGTGGCCCACAATCTCTACCCACTCCTGTTCAAAGCCAGCTACTTGCTGGAGCAGGCAGAGGTGATCCGCACCCTGCTGGAGCGCTGGCCGCTGGAGGAGTTCTGGCTGAGTGCGCTGCTCGGGCCGCGCTCGGAACCCCCGGAGGACTTGCGGGACCGCGCCTGCCGGGCCTGCCTGGAGGCCTGTGTGCAGGGCCTCGCGGACCACGTGCTCCGGGCCGGGGGCCCGAGGCGGCTGCGGGTGGCAGACCTCACAGGCATCCGAGACGTGCAGGTGCAGCAGTGCCCCTGTGGCAGGGCGCTGGGCAGGTGGGGCCGCACGGAGCTGCTGGCCCGGACCTGCTGCCGGCTGCAGGCAGAGCCCCTAGTGGCCCGGCGCCCCATCCAGGTCCTTGCTGACCTCTTTGTCACAGAGGGCAACTTCAAGGTGGTGGTGCAGGCCCTGGGGCCATCAGGCCCTGCCCCACTGCGTGTGCACTGCCTTTCTTTCCGCGCTGACAGCCTGGGCCCCAGCCAGCTGCTGCACGTGCTGCGTCTGGCCGGGCCGGGTGAGCTGCGCAGGCTCGAGGTGGTGCACAACGTGCGGCTGCATGCGGGACACGTGCAGCAGCTGCTGGCCCAGGTGGGCTTCCCCCAGCTGGCCTCGCTCACCCTGCCTGCCAAGGCCTTCGACGCGCCCCCCACCAGCACCCCAACCCCCGACGGCGAGgaccccctcctcacctccatcGCCTGGGAGCTCAGCCAGATGACCCAGCTCACAGAGCTGAGCGTGGCCTTCTCCACCCTGACAGGGAAGATTCGGAAACTGCTTGG CCCCCTGAGGACACCGCTGAGGGTCCTGGACCTGGCCAACTGCTCCCTGAACCATGCGGACATGGCCTTCTTGGCAGACTGTGCCCACAGCACGTGTCTGGAGGTGCTGGACCTCAGTGGGCACAGCCTGCTCGGCCTGTTCCCCTCGACCTTCTTCAGGCTGCTGGGCCGGGCTGCCCAGACACTGAGGATCCTCACCCTGGAGGAGTGCAGCATCGAAGACAGCCACGTGAGCATGCTGATATTGGCCCTGAGCCCTTGCCACGAGCTCTGTGAGCTTCGCTTCCTGGGGAACCCACTGTCGGCCCGGGCCCTGAGACGCCTCTTCACAGCTCTCTGTGAGCTGCCCAAGCTTCGGTGCGTAGAGTTCCCAGTGCCCAAGGACTGCTACCCTGAGGGCACCGCCTACCCCCAGGATGAGCTGGCCATGTCCAAATTTGACCAGCAGAAATACAATGTGATTGCTGAGGACCTCCGGGCTGTGCTGCTTAGGGCCGGCCGGGGGGACATCCAAGTCTGCACGCCCCTCTTTGGGAGTTTTGACCCAGATATCCAAGAAACAAGCAATGAACTTGGAGCTTTCTTGCTGCAAGCTTTCAAAACTGCTCTAGAAAACTTTTCTAGAGCGTTGGAACAAATGTAG